The alpha proteobacterium U9-1i genome includes a region encoding these proteins:
- a CDS encoding putative iron siderophore sensor protein, with translation MNLTDEASAWFARMHSDQVMSEDETAFVEWLEANPQHRKAYEEVAAVWGGLGELRGDPAMRPLLSHLSDDVEASPKRGLDRRRLLQAAAASIGVLGVAGASWFGVSEFAGAETYQTAFGEQRRVALQDGSTLTLNTETKVRVRFTETERRLWLDQGQAYFIVAPDRTRPFRVFVGDEEVRALGTQFEVRRDGDQMKVTLEEGSVAIIRRASQEVLRADTPAPADVVLEMGQQAIVAPAEAIQVAVVDTRRMTAWRFGQMALDADRLSYAVTELNRYNTRQIVIDSPELQSLQISGLFQTGSPEAFVEAISAVLPVEVASQDERSIHLVYARAN, from the coding sequence ATGAATTTGACGGATGAGGCCAGCGCCTGGTTTGCGCGGATGCATTCCGACCAGGTCATGTCGGAAGACGAAACCGCGTTCGTCGAATGGCTCGAGGCTAATCCTCAACATCGCAAGGCCTATGAGGAGGTCGCCGCGGTATGGGGCGGGCTGGGCGAACTGCGCGGTGATCCGGCCATGCGCCCCTTGCTCAGCCATTTGAGCGATGATGTCGAAGCGTCTCCAAAGCGCGGCCTTGATCGCCGGCGCCTGTTGCAGGCTGCTGCAGCCTCCATTGGCGTGTTGGGTGTGGCTGGCGCAAGCTGGTTCGGCGTGAGTGAGTTCGCCGGCGCTGAGACCTATCAGACGGCCTTTGGCGAGCAAAGGCGCGTCGCGCTTCAAGATGGCTCCACGCTTACCTTAAACACTGAAACCAAAGTGCGCGTGCGCTTCACCGAGACCGAGCGCAGGCTTTGGTTGGATCAGGGACAGGCTTACTTCATCGTGGCGCCGGATCGCACGCGACCGTTCCGGGTGTTCGTTGGCGATGAAGAAGTTCGCGCGCTAGGTACGCAATTTGAAGTGCGCCGTGATGGCGATCAGATGAAGGTCACGCTCGAAGAAGGGTCGGTCGCGATCATCCGCCGCGCCAGTCAAGAAGTGCTGCGCGCGGACACGCCAGCACCTGCCGATGTCGTGCTGGAGATGGGACAACAGGCGATCGTGGCGCCAGCGGAGGCCATTCAAGTGGCGGTGGTGGATACGCGGCGGATGACGGCATGGCGCTTTGGACAGATGGCGCTCGACGCTGATCGGCTCTCGTATGCCGTCACCGAACTCAATCGCTACAACACCAGACAGATCGTGATCGACAGTCCAGAGCTACAGTCGTTGCAGATCTCGGGCCTATTTCAGACCGGGTCGCCGGAAGCATTCGTCGAAGCGATTTCGGCCGTGCTGCCCGTCGAGGTTGCGAGCCAGGACGAGCGCTCGATCCATCTTGTCTATGCGAGAGCGAACTGA
- a CDS encoding acylamino-acid-releasing enzyme, whose amino-acid sequence MLTWAIAAALSCTPPQTEPAATVGVAELISLRDISGLSLSPDATRAVYQVQRADVERDDYDSVWCLVDFATGDISELSDGGAIAMPVLAGLGRRTGMWMTLQPRWTADGRTVAMLVRRDGRIALQTCELQRMRCRLFMTSGDVEDLVWSGDGRGILFTSTPSDAQRAAARSDEGDLGYRFDDRFDVFHALFPLRGFEANREVRYIDVPAGRERTANAQEVERFQTHRRSPISTTMGAGRSATLFASAPVTRPAFLSGRDVRDFIRLGGDGGAWTEPSSPDAAGSAPPLTLFASHESRDVRCGAPECEGYIVELAARDETSVLFVRREGWGLSRHGLYLWDIDTNTVRPLVVTDDVIRVCAPRRTDAICLHEGPTRPRRIISVDYASGAVRTLVDANPALPEAAFAPARKLEWRSPRGDELFGYYLTPPDARGPHPLIIVQYRATGFLRGGVGDEYPIQAFVRAGFAVLALERPDPIALRAVVRDADEIDRREWEGLSERRRTLAALTSGIDRMVDMGIADRARVGVTGLSDGAETAVFGLIHCACIAAAAISSGVHDPMSYYLTSDRQREAMRLHGRGSDDIQFWDDVSLSRHAAHVAAPILAQVADREALFMLQAQRTFSDLSKPFDLYVFPDEYHVKWRPRHRLAIYQRSLRWFEFWLLQRESEDAAFGDEYARWRAWRVLLAESDAPRQIAQPGLHTQ is encoded by the coding sequence ATGCTGACATGGGCGATTGCCGCAGCGCTATCGTGTACGCCGCCGCAAACAGAGCCGGCGGCGACGGTGGGCGTCGCTGAGCTCATCTCCCTGCGCGACATTTCGGGTTTGAGTCTGTCCCCAGACGCAACTCGCGCGGTATATCAGGTTCAGCGAGCCGATGTCGAACGCGACGACTATGACTCCGTGTGGTGCTTGGTCGACTTCGCTACTGGCGACATTAGCGAACTCAGCGATGGGGGCGCCATCGCGATGCCAGTTCTCGCCGGGCTTGGACGGCGAACCGGCATGTGGATGACGCTGCAGCCGCGTTGGACTGCTGACGGACGCACCGTCGCCATGCTCGTGCGCCGCGATGGGCGCATCGCATTGCAGACCTGCGAATTGCAGCGGATGCGCTGTCGACTTTTTATGACGAGCGGCGACGTTGAAGACTTGGTGTGGAGCGGCGATGGTCGGGGCATTCTCTTCACCAGCACACCGTCAGACGCACAGCGAGCAGCCGCACGCTCTGACGAGGGCGACCTCGGGTATCGCTTTGATGACCGGTTCGATGTGTTTCACGCTCTCTTTCCGCTCCGCGGTTTTGAGGCGAACCGCGAGGTGCGTTATATCGATGTGCCTGCGGGACGCGAACGCACCGCAAACGCGCAAGAGGTAGAACGCTTCCAGACGCATAGGCGCAGCCCCATTTCGACTACAATGGGCGCGGGGCGGAGCGCGACCCTGTTTGCATCCGCGCCTGTAACCCGGCCTGCCTTCTTGTCAGGGCGCGACGTGCGCGACTTCATCAGGCTTGGAGGCGACGGGGGCGCGTGGACTGAACCATCTTCCCCAGACGCGGCAGGAAGCGCACCACCGCTCACGCTTTTTGCCTCGCATGAAAGTCGTGATGTGCGGTGCGGCGCGCCGGAATGCGAAGGCTACATTGTGGAACTCGCCGCGCGTGACGAGACGAGTGTCCTCTTTGTTCGGCGCGAAGGTTGGGGGCTCAGCCGCCACGGCCTGTATCTTTGGGATATCGACACGAACACCGTCCGTCCGCTCGTCGTGACAGATGACGTCATTCGCGTGTGCGCGCCGAGGCGCACGGATGCGATTTGTCTTCACGAGGGCCCGACGCGCCCGCGACGGATCATATCCGTGGACTACGCCAGCGGCGCAGTGCGAACGCTTGTCGACGCCAATCCGGCTCTGCCAGAGGCCGCCTTCGCGCCGGCGCGAAAGCTTGAATGGCGCAGCCCCAGGGGGGATGAATTGTTCGGCTATTATCTCACGCCGCCCGATGCACGAGGTCCTCACCCGCTCATCATTGTGCAGTATCGCGCGACCGGCTTTCTGCGCGGCGGCGTCGGGGACGAATACCCCATTCAAGCTTTCGTGCGCGCCGGCTTTGCCGTGCTGGCGCTCGAGCGGCCCGACCCAATTGCGTTGCGCGCTGTTGTTCGGGATGCAGACGAGATCGATCGGCGAGAATGGGAAGGACTTTCCGAGCGGCGCCGAACGTTGGCGGCGCTGACTTCCGGCATCGATCGTATGGTCGATATGGGAATCGCCGATCGCGCGCGCGTGGGCGTGACAGGTTTGAGCGACGGCGCCGAGACCGCTGTCTTCGGTCTTATCCATTGCGCCTGCATTGCCGCCGCGGCCATCAGCAGCGGCGTGCACGACCCGATGTCGTACTACTTGACCTCAGACCGCCAGCGTGAGGCAATGCGCCTTCATGGGCGCGGGTCTGACGATATTCAGTTCTGGGACGATGTATCGCTGTCTCGACACGCCGCCCACGTAGCCGCGCCCATCCTGGCCCAAGTCGCCGATCGCGAAGCGCTCTTCATGTTGCAAGCGCAACGCACATTCTCCGACCTCAGCAAACCCTTCGATCTCTATGTGTTTCCTGATGAGTACCATGTAAAATGGCGGCCTCGACACCGGCTCGCCATCTACCAAAGGAGCCTCAGATGGTTCGAGTTCTGGCTGTTGCAGCGCGAGAGCGAGGACGCGGCGTTCGGCGATGAGTACGCGCGCTGGCGTGCCTGGCGTGTACTCCTAGCCGAGAGCGACGCCCCGCGGCAGATTGCGCAGCCAGGCCTCCACACTCAATAA
- a CDS encoding autoinducer synthesis protein LuxI, protein MIQIITRDNRRLFHHALMEMHRQRKQVFIDRMHWRLSESMGLEIDEFDSEEAMYLIDVDANGDVQQSARLLPTLSPHLMSEVFAKLCDDGPPRSARVWEASRFCPAPTIAKGAPRRDLLARMIAGILETSILFGIEKVSFVAGAALAPLADQAGWNVRALGPKQRMGRERLVAMLADVTSDGLAAVRQRARLTGPVTRFADAGLARAA, encoded by the coding sequence ATGATCCAGATCATCACGCGCGACAATCGCCGTCTCTTTCATCACGCGCTGATGGAGATGCATCGCCAGCGCAAGCAGGTGTTCATCGACCGCATGCATTGGCGGCTGAGCGAAAGCATGGGCCTTGAGATCGACGAGTTCGATAGCGAGGAGGCAATGTATCTGATTGATGTGGATGCAAACGGCGACGTGCAGCAATCGGCGCGGCTACTGCCAACGCTCTCGCCACATCTTATGAGCGAAGTGTTCGCCAAGCTCTGCGACGATGGACCGCCGCGGTCGGCGCGCGTTTGGGAGGCATCCCGATTCTGCCCCGCGCCAACCATTGCGAAAGGCGCGCCCCGTCGCGACCTGTTGGCGCGGATGATCGCAGGCATCCTGGAGACTTCGATTCTGTTCGGAATTGAGAAAGTGAGTTTCGTCGCGGGCGCCGCGCTGGCGCCGCTTGCAGATCAAGCGGGCTGGAACGTGCGCGCCTTGGGGCCAAAGCAGAGGATGGGGCGAGAGCGTCTCGTCGCCATGCTGGCCGACGTCACCAGCGATGGCCTTGCCGCCGTACGCCAACGGGCGCGGCTAACCGGTCCTGTTACGCGCTTCGCTGATGCCGGGCTGGCGCGTGCCGCCTGA
- a CDS encoding sigma factor of ECF subfamily (FIG006045) produces the protein MSSPPIPESSGLGSPQRAGIVARYREPLIRYFLRKGMNEPASEDLAHDTFLKLFALARTDHVENMEAYLFQIARSVFNDHLSHLEVRRRNHGIVESLWGEKTETRTPERVLEGKAAFARFESALAELKPKTRDIFLMNRMEGLSYTQIAVRLGVTPSAIEKHISTAIAHFVRRLRDHR, from the coding sequence ATGAGTTCGCCGCCGATCCCCGAGTCCAGCGGCCTCGGTTCGCCACAGCGTGCGGGCATCGTGGCGCGCTATCGGGAGCCGTTGATACGCTACTTTTTGCGCAAAGGGATGAATGAGCCCGCATCCGAAGATCTGGCCCACGACACGTTTTTGAAGCTCTTTGCTTTGGCGCGCACCGATCATGTCGAGAACATGGAAGCCTATCTCTTCCAGATCGCCCGGTCGGTCTTCAACGATCATCTGAGCCACCTCGAGGTGCGCCGGCGCAATCACGGCATTGTCGAAAGCCTCTGGGGAGAAAAAACTGAGACTCGGACGCCCGAGCGCGTCTTAGAGGGCAAAGCCGCTTTCGCACGATTTGAAAGCGCACTTGCCGAATTGAAACCTAAGACACGAGACATATTCCTGATGAACCGGATGGAGGGGCTCTCCTATACCCAGATCGCCGTCCGCCTTGGCGTGACGCCCAGCGCAATCGAGAAGCACATCTCGACCGCGATCGCCCATTTCGTTCGCCGCTTGCGGGATCATCGATGA
- a CDS encoding protease TraF (type IV secretory pathway) — protein MQRISLVAPTRAVALGGLLTFALCLGIGFVAVSTLSDVVIYNASPSMPQGIYVRMHSPIVRHSIVTVRARDVALNYATARRFTDANDRFLKRVAALDGDVVCALGPLVTINHELTLRRRTLDNAGRALPTWSGCRRLDDQVFLIGDTADSFDGRYWGPVASDLIEGVWRRR, from the coding sequence ATGCAACGCATCAGCTTAGTGGCGCCAACGCGGGCTGTCGCATTAGGCGGCTTGCTCACTTTTGCTCTGTGTCTCGGCATCGGCTTTGTTGCCGTATCGACGCTTTCCGACGTCGTCATCTACAATGCGAGCCCGTCGATGCCCCAAGGCATCTACGTGCGTATGCACTCGCCAATCGTGCGCCATTCAATCGTTACCGTGCGGGCGCGGGATGTCGCGCTGAACTATGCGACAGCGCGGCGCTTCACAGACGCAAACGATCGGTTTCTCAAACGCGTCGCCGCATTGGATGGCGATGTCGTCTGTGCGCTTGGTCCCCTGGTAACCATCAATCACGAGCTCACACTTCGGCGTCGAACGTTGGACAACGCCGGACGCGCATTGCCGACTTGGTCAGGATGCCGGCGCCTCGATGATCAAGTTTTCCTGATCGGCGACACGGCGGACAGTTTTGACGGCCGTTATTGGGGACCGGTTGCCTCGGACCTAATTGAAGGCGTTTGGCGTCGGCGATGA
- a CDS encoding transcriptional activator protein LuxR, protein MGRREATLDFVQKCRAAASAEDIARFLFAEMEACGIRYVACASHVDPLKPPTGAVAIVNYPHPWLVWFSDKKYANRDPIFFGAHNALLPFWWEEFVVQYDLARDQRRILNEAAECGLRKGLTIPIHSPGALPASCSLVPGPDGIDPLIVPDLQLMAFHAHEEARLRATGETRKPVVLTKRQKECLALAARGKSDPLIADILGIKTATAKHTIEHARARYGVSSRIQAIMFAYLDGTLTLSDLAD, encoded by the coding sequence ATGGGCCGGCGTGAGGCCACGTTGGACTTTGTGCAAAAGTGCCGGGCGGCTGCTTCGGCAGAGGATATCGCGCGTTTTCTCTTTGCGGAGATGGAGGCTTGCGGGATCAGATATGTTGCCTGCGCCTCGCATGTCGATCCGCTGAAGCCCCCGACAGGCGCCGTCGCCATCGTTAACTATCCGCACCCTTGGCTGGTCTGGTTTTCGGATAAGAAATACGCCAACCGCGATCCAATTTTCTTCGGCGCACACAACGCACTCCTGCCGTTTTGGTGGGAGGAGTTCGTGGTCCAATACGATCTGGCGCGTGACCAGCGCCGGATTCTGAACGAAGCCGCGGAATGCGGCTTGAGGAAGGGATTGACCATTCCCATTCATTCGCCCGGTGCGCTGCCGGCGTCGTGTTCGCTTGTGCCTGGTCCTGACGGCATCGATCCTCTCATCGTGCCTGACTTACAATTGATGGCGTTTCACGCCCACGAGGAAGCGCGGCTGCGCGCGACGGGTGAGACGCGAAAGCCGGTCGTGTTGACGAAGCGCCAGAAGGAGTGTTTGGCGCTTGCAGCCCGCGGCAAGAGCGATCCGTTGATCGCAGATATCCTCGGCATTAAGACCGCGACTGCCAAACACACAATCGAGCATGCGCGAGCGCGCTATGGGGTGAGCTCGCGCATCCAAGCGATCATGTTCGCTTATCTCGACGGCACGCTGACCTTGTCCGATCTGGCGGACTGA